The Chryseobacterium sp. JV274 sequence ACAAGCCTTAAAATTGATTTTAATAATGTTTTCGGATACTATATTGAAGTTCGAAATACTCATAAAGATAAAGTTCCGGATGATTGGGTAAGAAAGCAGACCCTGGTGAATGCTGAAAGATACATTACCGAAGAATTAAAGGAATACGAAAGCCAGATCCTGGGTGCCGAAGAAAAAATAGGGGTTCTGGAAACTTCACTGTACAGAAATTTATGTGCAGAAACAATGGTTTATATTGATCAGATCCAGGGGAACTCCAATATTATTGCACAGCTTGATGTGGCTGCCGGACTATCTGAACTGGCTGTTTCTGAGAGCTATACTAAGCCTGTTTTAAATGATGGCTATGCTATCGATTTAAAAGAAGCCAGACACCCGATCATTGAGAATGCACTTCCTCTGGGTGAAAAGTATATTCCGAATGATATCTTTCTGGATAAAGATTCCCAGCAGATTATCATGGTGACAGGACCGAACATGGCCGGTAAATCTGCAATTCTGCGCCAGACGGCAATTGTTTGTCTTTTGGCTCAGATTGGAAGTTTTGTGCCTGCAAAACATGCTGAAATAGGAATGCTGGATAAGATTTTCACAAGGGTAGGAGCTACAGACAATATCTCTGCAGGTGAATCAACTTTCATGGTAGAAATGAATGAAGCCGCCAATATTCTGAACAATATTTCAGAGCGAAGCCTGATTTTGCTTGATGAAATCGGTCGTGGAACTTCCACTTATGACGGGGTTTCTATTGCATGGGCGATTGCTGAATACCTTCATCAGCATCCAACGCAATCCAAGACTTTATTTGCCACGCACTATCATGAGCTGAATGAAATGACAGTCAATTTCGAAAGAGTGAAAAACTTTCACGTTTCTATTCAGGAAAATAAAGGAAACATCATTTTCCTGAGAAAACTGATTCCTGGTGGAAGTGAACACAGTTTCGGTATCCATGTGGCAAAACTGGCCGGAATGCCTGCCAAAGTGGTCAACAGAGCCAATGAAATTCTTAAAACACTTGAGGCGAGCAGAACTCAGGGAGGAGGAGGTACTTCTGAAAGTATCAAAAGAGTGACTGAGGAAAATATGCAGCTTTCCTTCTTCCAGCTGGATGATCCTGTTCTGGAAAATATCCGTGAGGAACTTACAAAAATAGATATCAATACATTGACACCTATTGAAGCTTTAATGAAGCTGAATGCGATAAAAAAAATGATTGGAGGTTAATCCAATCATTTTTTTTAATGATGTTAAAGTTTAGTTTTAATTAGCAGCAATAGCCGTCTTTACCCCTCGGTCCGATAATAAGGAAATGGCTTACTCCTCTTAGTTTACATAGACCTTCTGCACATGCAGCTGCACCTCCGTTGATTTCTTTGAGCTCAGCTTTGGTGAGCCTTCTTTTAAGGTTTGAATTTTTCATATCCGCCTTGTTTAAATATTATCAACCTGGTTAACAGCAAAATCCATCCTGCATGCCAGGCACTCCTGAGCGTTCTTCTCCGGTGTGAGGATCTGTGCAGCTTATTACTCTTGGGCAGATGGGTCTGTTGGCTCCGCCACTGATTTCTTTAAGCTCATTTTTACTAAGCTTTCTTTTTTGATTTTTTGAATTTTTCATAATAATTTGAATTTGGTGAAAGCTAATTTACAAGTTATTTTATTATGTTCAAAATATTGTAAGTCAAATTGTTAACTTTTTTTGACGCAAATGTCATTTCATAAAAAAGATTGAGGAAACCCCTCAATCTTTTTTATTTAACAAAGTTTTTTGCTATTAACAGCATCTTCCTTTGGTGTCACATGAGCCTATAGTCATTTCACCGTCAATATTGCAGAAACAAGTTCCCGGGCAAAGGGGGCCGCTACCTCCATTGATTTGTTTCAATTCACTTTTTGTCAATTTTCTTTTTTGAATGTTTGATTTTTTCATGATAATTTTAGTTTTGATTTGATTTCTTGAAATTTTTTTGATTAGCAACAGAATCCGTCTTTTCCTACAAGACCCGGAACCATTTCTCCCGAATCAGGATGTGTACAGAACCCTCGAAGGCATCTTGGAGGAAGTGCTCCACCATTAATTTCTTTTAGTTCGCTTTTGGAAAGCTTTCTCTTTTGAGTTTTTGATTTTTTCATGGTAATTTAGTTTTTGATTCTACTCAAATATACAAAATCATCTGTATAATTCTATAGCTTGTGAAAAAAATTAACACCTCTGTGTCTAAAAATAAAAAAGAGCGCCTTAAGCGCTCTGTGTTTTATAAATGATTGTATTCGTAAGTATTAACATCCGTGGAACCTGAAGGTGTATTCCCTGTTTTCTCGTAATAGCTTCGAATTTCTTTTGTAGGGTAACCACTGGCATTGTATTCAAAATTGGATTTGAAGATTGTCCATTCCGTTCCGGTTCCATTATTGTAACTGACGATGTGATTGTAGCTTAATGTATTGTGAGCAGATCCGCTTTCATCTTCATTATCAATGATTTTTAGGTATCCGGTAATATTTTTTAAAGGAGCATTTTTGGTATCATATACCACTGTTTTTAAGGTAGAAGTTGCTGTTTCAGTAGTGTTATTTTGAGTTCTTGAAAGAGTACCAGTCCAGCTGCTCATCGATCCATCAGCATTCAGTACAGCATTTCTTGTTTCAGATCTTGTTGATCCTGAAGTAGACGCAGTGTATACTATTTTCACATTGTTATTCGCTTGATAAGTATAGTTGGATTCTGAGTTCCATGATCCACCGAAATCAATCCCGTTAATTGTTTTTTTTGATAATCTGCCATTTCCGTCGTAGGTAAATTTCGTAGTAAGAGAGGTATTTGAACCATTGACTACAGACTGGGAAATAAGATCACCTGCATAGATAAATGTAGTTACACTTCCTTCAGTAAGATTTTTGATCTGAGAAATTTTTGAACCGTTATACGTAAACGTTAAAACATCTCCGTCCATCGTCATTTTTGTTACCAAAACCGGACTGTTATCATTGTTATTTCCGTTGTTGTTAGGTGAATCATTATCGTCGTTGCTGCTAGAGCATGATGCCAACAAGAAAATTGGCAGAAGCAAATAAGTTTTTTTCATGGTTTTAAGTTTAAGGCTGTAAAAGTATTAAAAAAATGTATCCATGATAAAAATAAATTGTTCATTTGTAAATAATTTATGAAATAGGTGAATTTTATTTTTATATATCGTTGAATTTTAGTGTTTTATGGTTTTTAATATGAAGAATTTAATAAAGATATTAGCTATATTTATATTTTGTACGGTTTTTAAAGCCCAGCAGACTGAAGTTTCTGTGATAAAATATGAAGATCTGGAAAAGCGGATTCAGCAGGAAAAAAACAAATTATTGGTTGTCAATTTCTGGTCAACAACCTGTGGGCCATGCGTAAAAGAGCTTCCTCACTTTATGGAAGTGAATGTTGAGTTTGCTGATAATCAGAAATTTAAAATGATTTTGGTTTCACTGGACAGGCTTGCAGATAAAGAAAGAGTATTGAAATTTATTAAAAATAAAAATCTTACTGCTGAGGTTCTCTTGCTGGATGATATCAAAAGAATGAATACCTGGATCCCCAAGTTTGAAAAAGACTGGGATGGGAATATTCCTGTAACGCTGTTCTATAAAAATGGAGTGAAAGTTCATTTCAATGACGGTGAAATGAGCAAAGAAGACCTTGGGAAAACAATTAAAGAAAATCTACAATAAATAATCAATTATGAAAAACCTGAAAATTTTAATGACCGCATTCATCGTTGGGCTTGGATTACTGAGCTTTACAACGACAGATCATGATAAAAACAAAATTCAGAAAGAGAATATTTCTTCAAAAGGCTATGAAGTAGGAGATGAAGCTGCTGATTTTAAGCTTAAAAATATTGATGGCAAAATGGTTTCTTTAAGCGATTTTAAGAGTGCAAAAGGATTCATTGTTGTATTTACATGCAATCACTGCCCATACGCCAAGAAATATGAAGACAGAATTATTGAGCTGGATAAAAAATATAAAGCTCAGGGTTACCCGGTAATCGCGATTAATCCTAACGATCCTAATGTACAGCCTGAAGACGGCTTCCAGCAGATGATTGAAAGAGCAAAGCAAAAAAGTTTTACTTTCCCATACCTAGTAGATGAAGGGCAGAAAATTTATCCACAGTACGGAGCGACAAAGACTCCTCATGTTTTTGTACTGAAGAAAGAAAACGGAAAGAATATCGTGAAATATATTGGTGCTATCGACAATAATTATGATAACCCGAATGATGTATCCGAATATTATGCTCAGGATGCCGTAAATGCTCTGATAAAAGGAGAGCCGGTAAAAATGACTAAAACGGTAGCTATCGGATGTACAATTAAAATAAAGAAATAATATATTTGCTCACATAAAAATAAAATCGGTGTTCCTTGAATACCGATTTTTTATGCCTAATCCCTTTTGAAATGAAATTACAATTCAGCCTTAAATATCTCCTTCTGACCCTATTTATTTTTCTTGTAGAAGTATTGATTGCCACTAAACTGAGCGGTATTTTCTTCGTAAGAGCTTATCTCGGGGATGTTATTGTGGTGATGCTTCTTTATACTTTCGTAAAGAGTTTTGTAAAAGTAAATGATGAGAAACTGATTCTGAGGATCCTTATTTTTTCATTTTTGATAGAATTTGCACAGTATTTCCATATTGCAGAAAAATTAGGCTTCCGTTCTGGAAGCCTGATGTATATTGTTATTGGAAATTCTTTTTCATGGATTGATAACCTTTGCTATGCCATAGGCTGTCTACTGCTCTATATTTTCGTAAGAATAACAAAAAGTGAAGGCGTAACCTCAACCTCTAATTCCTAATCCCTGCAACCTAACCCCTATTACCTACCTCCCAAAACTGTCATATTTATCCTCTGCATATTTGGTAAAACGGTTCAATAAAGCCACATTTTCCTTTTCCATTGGAGAAAGATCATTGTCTACATTGCTGGAAACCGGGATGTACCAGTCTGTTTGTTCGAAGAAATTTCTGTAGGTTTCTTTTTTGAAAGAGTAACCATGTCTTGCAAATACGGAATTTTTGATGATCTCAAGATCAAGTTTTCTTAAGTTTTTAAGATCTTTTTCTGTCAGTTTCTGCTTGGAGGCATTTAGTTTGAATATTGCTTCTGAAGCGATACGGTTCTTAGACGTTTTATAGCTTTCTGTCTTTCCGGTTTCTTCATCTTTGTACTTTTCTGTAAATTCTTTGGGATTGGACCAGTCTACCAGATCAGAATCCTTATCAAGCATAAAGTTGGGATTATAAACAAACTCTTTTTTAGTGAGCTTAAGTGTTTTTGAAGGCGCTTTAACTGTTGTTTTATCGAAGGCATTCCATTTTCCGGTTAAGCTGTCACCTTTTAGTTTTACTTCAAACCTTCCGTCTGTTTTGTCATTTCCCGGTTCATCCAGGACAAAAGAGGTAGATGTTTCATTGAAAACACCTCTGAACGGGCGTTGGTTGCCATTTACAATACTTTGTCCGTAAACGCTGTCCTTTGTAATTCTGTTGATCTTTAAAGAAATTCTTTTATAATTGTTGACATCATATTCCGAACCATCTGTCTCGTCAACTACCTTTTCCATTCCGGCAAATTCACCTGTGTAAATTCCGTAATATTCTTGATGAACTTCAGGTACTACGACAGAGTCCTTTTTGGCGGTCAGAGAATCTTTCCCCGATTCATTGGTATTTCCCTCTTTTTTACAGCTTGCCAAAGAAACTGCCAGTAAAGAAATAAGAGTGTAATTTACAATTTTCATATATGTTTTTTTGTGATTAAATATTCAATAATAAGGATATTGGGAATCCAGCCCAACCAGGCAATGATCTGATAGACATCCATTGGATTGGGATGAAATAAATATACAATAATTACTTTCCACATTCTCAGAGTAATGGCAGATAATGTAAAAGCAAAACTCCGCCACATCCATTGCTTGTGCTCTTTGAACCTTTTCTGTCTTGCCAGTTGATATGCTTTATATGTTGAAAACCACCATGAAAAGCCCAAAATAACAAAAGAAACCTTTGATAAAAGCCCTCCGTTTGCAAAGAGTCCCATATAGATTCCAGAAGGGGCAGCGAAAATCAGAATGAGAAAAATATACATTTTTCCCATATTCCGATGAAAGTTTTTTAATCCAAAATTCAGTCTGAGAATAGCCAGAAATCCTGAAAGAAGGACAAAAATGCTTGTATAAACGTGAGTATAAAAAAATGTAAGATATTCAGGTCTGTCTATAACTTCCGTCTGTTTGATCATCAGAAAACTGACTTCAGGATTAAAAGGAATGTATTCTAAGGTGATCTTCAGCATCAGCCAAAAGAAATACCCGAATCCTATGATGAGAAGGATTTTAAAGAAGGAATTACTATTTCTTTTAGCAGAGAGCATTTTAATTATTCAAAATTGATAGTGAAAGGGACGGTAAACCAAATCAACGCAGGATGCCCTTTGTATTCTCCGGGAGTCCACTTGGTTTTCATAGATTTCATAGCTCTTTCCACTTCATGATTAAGAGATTCATTTTCTCCTGTTACGATAATAGTTTCTATCTCACCTTTAGCATTGACTGAGAATTTTGCATTGGAGCGGGCTTTACCTTTTGGCCCTTTTATTCGATTAGAATTAATTTTTTGAGTTACATCCCGCATGAATGCAGAAATTCCACCAGGATATTCTGATGGCTTACTTTGCTCAGGTATATTCTCATTTCTGGAATGATCTTCTGTGGGCTGCGTTTTAGTTTCCTGTGTCTGAGCAAAAGCCAGCCCAAATCCAAGGCATAAAATGAATGTTGATATTTTTTTCATCATATTAGTTTATAGTCTGTTTGGATTAGTTTTTTAAATACTTAGGCCCATCGGCATGGTAAATTTGGTTTTAACCGGTTGTCCGTTTATAGTACCGGGCTTCCATTTTTTCTTTAATTTCTTCATAATACGATCCATTTCTTTATTCAGAATAGGACTATTGCCAGTTGTAGAAATTGAGCTAATACTTCCATCAGGATTAACATCAAAAGTCGTTACAGATTTAAATGTTCCAGGAGAGTTCGAAAATTTAGAAATATCCATTTCACTGCTTATATACTTTCTTATGGCTACCATTCCACCTGGAAATTCCGGAGCAATAGATATAGTATCATCTACCTTATGCTCATCTTTATTTATCTCTGACGAAGGAGATGGTGATTGCTGCTCTTCTTTTTGTGTTGTTTGGGAAAAGGCAAACTGAGCTCCTAACAGTAAAATCAGTATTGATATTTTTTTCATGGTTTATGGGGAATTCAGATTATTTATTTTCAAAAAAATCGATAACGAGTTCATTGAACAATTCTGGTTTTTCTTCAGGAACATAATGGCTTGTATTCGGAATAATAGCCAGTTGCCCTTGTGGAATAGATTCCGCTATTTTTACCGTATGTTCTGTTTTTATAAGATCTTTATCGCCAGCAATAATCAATGACGGACACTGAATTTTTTTCAGATCTTCATATTGCCAGTTTGGATATTTAAGGTCAAGATTCAAAAGGTCTATGAAAACATCATTTTTATGGTCTTTATTCTCTTTAGTAAGGCTGGCGAGCATTTCTTTCATAGATTTAAACTCATCATCTTTGACTCCTTCAGGGAAAATATTGGCTCCGGAACAGGCAATTTTATCTACTAGCTGAGGGTATTTCATAGCCATGGATAAAGCAAGAATTCCGCCGTCACTCCAGCCCAGAATCTTTGTTTTTTTGATGTTCAGTTTCTCTAAAAACTGCTTAAGGTCCTCTGTCTGAATATCAAAGGTAAGTTCTTTCGTTTTGTCATAAGTAGATTTTCCACGCTCACGGCAATCTACAATGATAACTTTGTACTTTTTAGCAAAAGTATCCTTTTGGTTCATAAAAGCACTGATGGATTGTCCATTCCCATGAAGCATAAGCAATGGTTCTCCTTCTCCATAGATCTCGTAATATAATTTAATACCATTGACCTCCATAAATTTTCCATCCGGCATGGAACCTATAATGCCCTGACCCTTTATCAGCAATGATTTATGGCCACTGAATGGCTTGTAATCTGAAGATCCAACCGTAAAATGTTTTACATGGGTTATTTTCTGAGAATGGATTCCTTCAAACCAGGCATTTGATGCAGTAATATCGTTCTCAAAACCTGAATTTTCTAAAGGAATTTCAAGCCATTTTTTTGACTTTCCATCATTGACTTCCAACTTGAAATCGTCAAAATAAAAATCTCCATTGTCTTGTGCAAAAGCTCCGATATTGATTGTTTTCGCATTGGTATTGATGATTCCTTTTATTTCATATGTTTTCCATTCATTAGTGACTTTGATTCCATAATATTGATTCTCAAAAAAACCAGTAGAACGGTCTTTATTGTCTATTCTGCACCATAGGCCGCAGTTGGAATTATTATCTTTATTGTCTTTTCGGATTTTTGCCGTTACCCGGAAATTCCAGTTTTGTTTATTCTCTATATTTAGGGCTTGTGCAAATGCGGTCCAGCTAGAAACAATAGATCTTTCCTGGCTATATCCTAAGAACAGCCAGAACAGAAGAAGGAATACGAAATTTTTTTTCATGTATTTAGTTTTTAGTAAAAATAGTGTTTTTTACAAATTATTGAGATCCTGTGCAATAAGCCATCCTTCACTCCAGCATGCCTGGAAATTGAAACCGCCAGTCACTGCATCTATATTCAAAACTTCTCCGGCAATATAGAAATTAGGAAGTAATTTTGAAGACATGTTTTTAAAGTTAATTTCCTTTAAATCAACACCTCCAGCCGTCACAAACTCATCTTTAAAAGTAGACTTTCCGGTTACCTGAAACTTCTTTTGACAAAGATTTTCCAGGATCTTCTGCATTTCCTTTCCGGAAATATTAGCAACCTGTTTGTTCAGGTCAACCTTTGAAATGTCTAAAATCTTCTGCCAGAATCGGTTGGTAATATCAAAAATCTTCGATTGTCCGATGGTCTTTTTAGGATTGCTTTGTTTAAAATTATGGAAGATTTCCTCAGCCTCATCCATTTCTATGGAAACAAAATTAACTTCAATTTCAAAGTTATATTTAAGTTTTGCCAGACTTATAGCTTCCCATGCGGAGATTTTCAGAACAGCAGGTCCGGAAAGTCCCCAGTGGGTAATAAGCAGCGGCCCGCTCTCGTCAGTTTTCAGCTTTGGAATGGAAATTCCTGCATTTTCAAAGCTTGTTCCCGGAAGATCTTTAAGCAATTCATCTTTAATATTAAATGTAAAAAGGGAAGGGACGAGGTCTACAATTTTATGACCCAGATTTTCAACCATTTTTAGAGATTTTGGTGAGCTTCCGGTAGTATATACGATATAATCGGCTTCAAAATCCCCCGAATTGGTCTTTACGATATATTTTTCATCCTGCTTTTCAATCTCTTTTACCGTACATTTTGTTTTTACAGAGACATTTTTCTTTTGGGTTTCGTTCAGAAAAGTATTGATGATCGTCTGAGAAGAATTACTTTCAGGGAAAGTTCTGTTGTCATTTTCAATTTTCAACGGAACATTACGCTGGTCAAACCATTCCATCGTGTCTCCAGGCTGAAATTTGCTGAAAACACTTAATAGTTCCTTATTTCCACGAGGATAAAACTGAACAAGCTCTCTGGGATCAAAGCATGCGTGAGTCACATTGCAACGCCCACCTCCGGAAATTTTAACCTTCTGAAGAACATCCGAGTTCTGTTCTAAAATCGTAATTGTATATTTCTTTTCGTCAAGATTGGATGCGCAGAAAAAGCCTGCAGCACCGCCTCCGATAATAATGATCTGTTTCATGTATATGTAATCCTATGCGGAAGATTATTTTTTCAAAAGTACAATTTTTATAAACCATCTTATTTGAGTATTTTTGAAGATTATAATTTTAACGAGACCAAAAATGATTTTCTACCATAAATTTGAAGTGCGATGGAGCGATCTTGATGCCAATAAGCACTTAGCCAATTCATCATATGTACAGTATTGTGCGCAAGCCAGAATGGCTTTTATGACTAAAGAGAAAATGGGAGTTACCCAGCTAAGCAGATGGGGAATTGGTCCTGTTATCCTGCACGAAAGATATTCTTTCTTCAAAGAAATATATGCAGATCAAATTGTCATTGTAAGTGTGGAAATAGATGGTTGTGCAGAAGATTCTTCCATTTATCGTTTCGTACACAAATTCTATACACCAGATGGAATGCACTGCGCCACTGCAGAAGCTACAGGAGTATGGATTGATATGATGCTTAGAAAAATGACCACTCCGCCGGATGATGTAGTGGAAGCAATGAATAAATATAAAAGCCCGGAAACGGTTGTATTATCGAAAGAAGATTTCAAAAAATTTCCTTTCCATCCACACAATATCGACCCGGCAGAATTGATTAAATAATTCAAAGTTTAAAATTCAAGGTTCAAGGTTTAGAGTTTGAGAAGCAATTTTAAATCATTCATACTTTTTACATTGGACATTAATAAAAAAAAATCATGTTTGAAGATAAATCACAGGAGCTGACGCCCATTTCAAAATTAGGAGAATTCGGTCTTATTAAGCATTTGACAGAGCATTTTCCGTTATCCAATGAATCTTCGGAGCTTGGAGTAGGAGATGATGCAGCGGTTATCAATCCTGATAACAAAAAAGTAGTTCTTACCACAGATGTACTGGCGGAAGGAGTACACTTCAATCTTGGATATGTACCATTGAAGCATTTAGGTTATAAAGCGGTGGTAGTAAACCTTAGCGATATTGCAGCAATGAACGCAACTCCTACACAGATATTGGTTTCTCTTGCGGTTTCCAACCGTTTTCCGGTGGAAGCTTTAGAAGAAATCTATTCCGGAATTCAGGCTGCTTGCGGAAGATACAAGGTTGATCTGATTGGAGGAGATACTACAAGTTCCAATTCGGGGCTGGTGATGAGTATTACCGCTGTAGGAATTGAAAATGAGGAAAATATCGTAAAAAGAAGCGGAGCAAAACCTAATGATCTTCTTGTGGTAACCGGAGATTTAGGGGGTGCCTACATGGGATTACAGATTCTGGAAAGAGAACATGCTGTGTATCTTGCAGATCCGAACATGCAGCCGGAAATGGAAGGCTACGACTATATACTGGAAAGACAGCTGAAACCTGAAGCAAGAACAGACGTTAAAACGATTTTGGAAGAACTGGATATAAAGCCAACTTCTATGATTGATATTTCAGACGGCCTGGCTTCCGAAATCCTTCACCTTTCAGATCAGTCAAAAGTAGGATTCAGATTGTATGAAGAAAAAGTACCACTGGACAACCTTACGATCTCTACCGCGGATGAAATGAATTTGAATCCGGTAATGACTGCTTTAAGCGGTGGTGAAGATTATGAACTTTTATTTACGATTTCGCCAGATGATTTTGATAAAATTAAAAATCACCCGGATTTTACCATTATAGGTCATGCCGTAGAAAAAGAAGAAGGAAACTTTATGGTGGCGAGAGGATCTAACCAGTTGGTAGCACTTACTGCTCAGGGTTGGGATGCTTTTTTAAACCAATAAAATGTATACGTTTACCGTACTACCGGTTTTAGTTATTATTGCATTCATAATAGTGACTCTTTATAAACATTACATTAAAAAACAGGATCAGAATCTGAAAGAATCGCTCTTTTTTGTTTTTTTCTTCGTAACAGTCTGGAGTTTGATTTATTATTTTGTTTTTAGCTAAAAATAGACTGATGATTATAAATATCAGTCTGATAAAATTGAAAAATTATATTTAATTTTAAATATTGTAAGAGAACCGCAGCACTTTTTTTGCTGTGGTTTTTGTTTATAGTTAATTACTTTACAATATAGTGATGATTACACCCGAAAAAGAAATCCCGGTTCACCATCTGACTTCCGAAGAATTTCAGATGAGTAC is a genomic window containing:
- a CDS encoding thioredoxin family protein, which translates into the protein MKNLKILMTAFIVGLGLLSFTTTDHDKNKIQKENISSKGYEVGDEAADFKLKNIDGKMVSLSDFKSAKGFIVVFTCNHCPYAKKYEDRIIELDKKYKAQGYPVIAINPNDPNVQPEDGFQQMIERAKQKSFTFPYLVDEGQKIYPQYGATKTPHVFVLKKENGKNIVKYIGAIDNNYDNPNDVSEYYAQDAVNALIKGEPVKMTKTVAIGCTIKIKK
- a CDS encoding YARHG domain-containing protein — its product is MKIVNYTLISLLAVSLASCKKEGNTNESGKDSLTAKKDSVVVPEVHQEYYGIYTGEFAGMEKVVDETDGSEYDVNNYKRISLKINRITKDSVYGQSIVNGNQRPFRGVFNETSTSFVLDEPGNDKTDGRFEVKLKGDSLTGKWNAFDKTTVKAPSKTLKLTKKEFVYNPNFMLDKDSDLVDWSNPKEFTEKYKDEETGKTESYKTSKNRIASEAIFKLNASKQKLTEKDLKNLRKLDLEIIKNSVFARHGYSFKKETYRNFFEQTDWYIPVSSNVDNDLSPMEKENVALLNRFTKYAEDKYDSFGR
- a CDS encoding bacteriocin, coding for MKNSKNQKRKLSKNELKEISGGANRPICPRVISCTDPHTGEERSGVPGMQDGFCC
- a CDS encoding alpha/beta fold hydrolase, whose translation is MKKNFVFLLLFWLFLGYSQERSIVSSWTAFAQALNIENKQNWNFRVTAKIRKDNKDNNSNCGLWCRIDNKDRSTGFFENQYYGIKVTNEWKTYEIKGIINTNAKTINIGAFAQDNGDFYFDDFKLEVNDGKSKKWLEIPLENSGFENDITASNAWFEGIHSQKITHVKHFTVGSSDYKPFSGHKSLLIKGQGIIGSMPDGKFMEVNGIKLYYEIYGEGEPLLMLHGNGQSISAFMNQKDTFAKKYKVIIVDCRERGKSTYDKTKELTFDIQTEDLKQFLEKLNIKKTKILGWSDGGILALSMAMKYPQLVDKIACSGANIFPEGVKDDEFKSMKEMLASLTKENKDHKNDVFIDLLNLDLKYPNWQYEDLKKIQCPSLIIAGDKDLIKTEHTVKIAESIPQGQLAIIPNTSHYVPEEKPELFNELVIDFFENK
- a CDS encoding TlpA family protein disulfide reductase, which codes for MKNLIKILAIFIFCTVFKAQQTEVSVIKYEDLEKRIQQEKNKLLVVNFWSTTCGPCVKELPHFMEVNVEFADNQKFKMILVSLDRLADKERVLKFIKNKNLTAEVLLLDDIKRMNTWIPKFEKDWDGNIPVTLFYKNGVKVHFNDGEMSKEDLGKTIKENLQ
- a CDS encoding DUF2809 domain-containing protein encodes the protein MKLQFSLKYLLLTLFIFLVEVLIATKLSGIFFVRAYLGDVIVVMLLYTFVKSFVKVNDEKLILRILIFSFLIEFAQYFHIAEKLGFRSGSLMYIVIGNSFSWIDNLCYAIGCLLLYIFVRITKSEGVTSTSNS
- the thiL gene encoding thiamine-phosphate kinase, whose amino-acid sequence is MFEDKSQELTPISKLGEFGLIKHLTEHFPLSNESSELGVGDDAAVINPDNKKVVLTTDVLAEGVHFNLGYVPLKHLGYKAVVVNLSDIAAMNATPTQILVSLAVSNRFPVEALEEIYSGIQAACGRYKVDLIGGDTTSSNSGLVMSITAVGIENEENIVKRSGAKPNDLLVVTGDLGGAYMGLQILEREHAVYLADPNMQPEMEGYDYILERQLKPEARTDVKTILEELDIKPTSMIDISDGLASEILHLSDQSKVGFRLYEEKVPLDNLTISTADEMNLNPVMTALSGGEDYELLFTISPDDFDKIKNHPDFTIIGHAVEKEEGNFMVARGSNQLVALTAQGWDAFLNQ
- a CDS encoding energy transducer TonB, which translates into the protein MKKISILILLLGAQFAFSQTTQKEEQQSPSPSSEINKDEHKVDDTISIAPEFPGGMVAIRKYISSEMDISKFSNSPGTFKSVTTFDVNPDGSISSISTTGNSPILNKEMDRIMKKLKKKWKPGTINGQPVKTKFTMPMGLSI
- a CDS encoding NAD(P)/FAD-dependent oxidoreductase; the protein is MKQIIIIGGGAAGFFCASNLDEKKYTITILEQNSDVLQKVKISGGGRCNVTHACFDPRELVQFYPRGNKELLSVFSKFQPGDTMEWFDQRNVPLKIENDNRTFPESNSSQTIINTFLNETQKKNVSVKTKCTVKEIEKQDEKYIVKTNSGDFEADYIVYTTGSSPKSLKMVENLGHKIVDLVPSLFTFNIKDELLKDLPGTSFENAGISIPKLKTDESGPLLITHWGLSGPAVLKISAWEAISLAKLKYNFEIEVNFVSIEMDEAEEIFHNFKQSNPKKTIGQSKIFDITNRFWQKILDISKVDLNKQVANISGKEMQKILENLCQKKFQVTGKSTFKDEFVTAGGVDLKEINFKNMSSKLLPNFYIAGEVLNIDAVTGGFNFQACWSEGWLIAQDLNNL
- a CDS encoding bacteriocin; amino-acid sequence: MKKSNIQKRKLTKSELKQINGGSGPLCPGTCFCNIDGEMTIGSCDTKGRCC
- a CDS encoding DUF2306 domain-containing protein; translated protein: MLSAKRNSNSFFKILLIIGFGYFFWLMLKITLEYIPFNPEVSFLMIKQTEVIDRPEYLTFFYTHVYTSIFVLLSGFLAILRLNFGLKNFHRNMGKMYIFLILIFAAPSGIYMGLFANGGLLSKVSFVILGFSWWFSTYKAYQLARQKRFKEHKQWMWRSFAFTLSAITLRMWKVIIVYLFHPNPMDVYQIIAWLGWIPNILIIEYLITKKHI
- a CDS encoding acyl-CoA thioesterase, which encodes MIFYHKFEVRWSDLDANKHLANSSYVQYCAQARMAFMTKEKMGVTQLSRWGIGPVILHERYSFFKEIYADQIVIVSVEIDGCAEDSSIYRFVHKFYTPDGMHCATAEATGVWIDMMLRKMTTPPDDVVEAMNKYKSPETVVLSKEDFKKFPFHPHNIDPAELIK